A region of Myxococcus stipitatus DSM 14675 DNA encodes the following proteins:
- a CDS encoding tyrosine-type recombinase/integrase has product MGKTPRKRQYGSGSIVPPVRPGGTWAIRVRVGKKRHYQGGIPTRELATQALAKYQAEGAAEELGLPRAKASSSPIEDYAPAFLARRKLTHEAWKLDAQRWNRHVGPFFGRFDPTKVDAGLIRRFIEEKLTAKLSPSSIRTYIGLLSSLFEELVEDKICDKNPARGLPQRITRMLVPTYDPRTTPFVERLSDVRRIFALLEKPLNIAYAIGAFGGLRTSEVFGLRWRSVDLEARRIHVREQRGRKWDGSPKQLKDKDSRVVPILDALLPVLTRWKLETGGASDVTVIPALRSDGSWIGTNTPGPKLRAVLKELGLARPGLGWYEATRHTFASQWVMNGGTIEKLREILGHSTVAITERYAHLRVDLFSPADLERIPGDLVDTPAPLVPLVGTKVVR; this is encoded by the coding sequence ATGGGAAAGACCCCGAGGAAGAGGCAGTACGGAAGTGGCAGCATCGTCCCCCCCGTAAGACCCGGTGGAACGTGGGCGATCCGTGTCCGCGTCGGCAAGAAGCGGCACTATCAAGGCGGGATACCAACGCGTGAGCTCGCGACACAGGCGCTCGCGAAGTACCAAGCAGAAGGCGCGGCCGAAGAATTGGGTTTGCCGCGAGCGAAGGCGTCCTCCAGCCCTATCGAAGACTACGCGCCCGCGTTCCTCGCGCGACGTAAACTCACTCACGAGGCATGGAAGCTAGACGCCCAACGATGGAACCGGCATGTGGGCCCGTTCTTCGGACGCTTCGATCCCACCAAGGTCGATGCGGGACTGATTCGTAGATTCATTGAAGAGAAGTTGACGGCGAAACTCTCACCGTCGTCTATCCGAACCTATATTGGGCTCCTCTCGAGCCTGTTTGAGGAACTCGTAGAGGATAAGATTTGTGATAAGAACCCAGCGCGCGGTCTGCCGCAACGAATCACAAGGATGTTGGTGCCCACGTACGACCCGCGGACCACGCCGTTTGTCGAGCGCTTGTCCGACGTCCGGCGCATCTTCGCGCTACTCGAGAAGCCACTCAACATCGCATACGCGATTGGAGCGTTCGGCGGCCTCCGGACGTCGGAAGTCTTCGGTCTGCGGTGGCGAAGCGTTGACCTCGAGGCGCGGCGCATTCACGTCCGTGAGCAGCGCGGCAGGAAGTGGGATGGTTCGCCGAAGCAACTCAAGGACAAAGACAGCAGGGTGGTTCCAATCCTCGACGCGCTCTTGCCAGTCCTGACCCGCTGGAAGCTCGAGACGGGGGGAGCGAGCGACGTCACCGTGATCCCTGCCCTTCGGTCAGACGGTAGTTGGATCGGGACAAACACTCCTGGGCCCAAGCTCCGTGCGGTACTGAAAGAGCTCGGGCTCGCCCGCCCTGGTCTCGGTTGGTATGAGGCCACGCGTCACACCTTCGCGAGCCAGTGGGTCATGAACGGCGGGACTATCGAGAAGCTCAGGGAGATTCTCGGACACTCGACGGTCGCCATCACGGAGCGCTACGCCCATCTCCGGGTTGACCTCTTCAGCCCGGCGGACCTTGAGCGGATCCCGGGCGATCTGGTTGACACCCCTGCTCCGCTCGTGCCGCTGGTCGGCACCAAGGTGGTTCGGTGA